The following nucleotide sequence is from Schistocerca serialis cubense isolate TAMUIC-IGC-003099 chromosome 4, iqSchSeri2.2, whole genome shotgun sequence.
AGGGAACGTTAAGATCTCGGGAAAGTTTTCGTATCATCCTGGGAGCTTTCGCTGTTCTGAAAGGAGCAATGGAGCAAATGAATTGTGCATCTGTTCTTATTATTCATGTTTTGaaaaggtggtcacattaatatgactggacagtctacgagggtaagtcaattatgatcagcaatttagttatatttgtgtttattttggtagtactgtcgttttacgttgatgacgcatgctttgtttatttgttgttatatctttgaaatttttaagctggtaggttagtttcgttatcgctgccctgctgttaatcatggctgctccgctgtctatttgcaccaaagaagagcaacgttcagtgatccgttctTTGTGGTCAGAAGGTGTACCAGTGGCCGAAATTCATAAAACACTTTCGGTACAGTAtgcgaacagtgttttgccactacggagtgtctacgaatggattgaaaaattccgaaatggtcgtacATCTGTTAGGCACGATGAAGGAGTCGGACgactgtttaccgccacaaatgaagaaaccattgagcgttcacgtgaaatgattctcttagacgattaactattgacgatgtGGTacgtcgtctgcaaattagtcaaggttctgcctacgaaatcattcaCAACAGGCTTGGgtatcataaagtttgtgcaagatgggtcccaaaacaactcacacaattGCATAAACAAATGAGCTTGGACATCTGcataaaacatttggatcgctatggtaatgaaggggCCAACTTTTTAGACAggttcattactggtgacgaaacatccatcattacgagccggacagTGAACGGCAGAGTTTGGAATGGAaatatccaaattcgccgtgcaacaAAAAAATTCAAGACGTACcgccgcaggaaaactgatgcttacggttttttcggacgcacaaggtccagtactggaacattatggggaaagaggcacaacaataaacagcctgcaactcgaagcaaacgccgaggattgttgtcaaaaggtgttgtgttgctgcacgacaatgcacgtccgcatactgctgcccacactgctgaaaccctcctcaaatttgaagtactggatcatcctccatatggtCCCGATTTTGCCGCTTCTATCACTtgttggtccactcaaacaggcattaggTTCCGTTCGGttttttggaggaagagaccaaacagcgaggtcatcggtctcatcggaatagggaaggacagggaaggaagtcggccgtgccctgtcaaaggaaccatccccgcacttacctggagcgatttagggaaattacggaaaacgtaaatgaggatggtcggacacgggattgaaccgtcgtcctcccgaatgcgagtccagtgtgctaatcagtacggcacctcgctcggtaggcattaaggggccgtcgatttgcctcgtaCGAAACTGTGAAAGAAGCGGTGAATTCCTGGCTCGCAGTTCAATCGAGAACCTtttttttatgagggcatcaggaagcttgcacaacgatggaccaagtgcgttgaaaagctaggagactatgttgaaaaatgatgttcttgtaagtttcttatttgattacaataaaattttataactattttcaggataataattgacttaccctcgtattatcGAGTTGAaattccaagaatttaacactctCTGCTTCTTTGCCGTCATATTTTTAACTAATCCTGAGGAGAGTGATGGGGAAGGGGTACCTGTCACAAGCCCTAAATTGCAAACGGTGtgctttttcaaatttttgtgacgTAGTATTGGCTAGCAACCATGTATTGAGTCGACATGACTTAACGaaggagcaacgcctctgaagatgtccagcgcagttctggacgaaacgtcaggaacagaagagtttcgtggaccattCCCTTACGTACCGACAGGCTTACCAAAAGCAGTGCCATCCGGTCGTAAAAGCATTCtatcatttattaatgtccatgtaTATTAGATTAATACATTTTTCTTTGAGTGTATATGATTCGCTAAGTATTACGGTGTTTTATTTTGTCTGAAAAACAAAATAGATTAGTCATCTGGAAGTGTGAAGGAGAGGAAGGAACGTTTCCGTATCTGGTATTTACATAATGCAGAATGTGCACCACTGCTCGGTGCGGTCATGGGTCTCAAGATGATGGCGAAATGAGAAATGCGCCGCCGCAGTTGCCGGTGTTCCGGCAACTACTGGCTGCCGCAGAGCGGGTGGTGCTGGTGGCGCGGGGAGGCGGCGAGCAGCGCCTGCAGGCGGCGGATGTGCGCGATGGCGGCGCGCAGCACCTCCAGCTTGCTGGCGGGCCGGCGGCCGGCCACGGCGGGCAGGCGGCGCCGCAGCCGGTGGAAGGCGTCGCTGACGCTGCGCACGCGCTGCCGCTCCCTCTCGTTGCGCCGACCGCCGCCCCCGCAGCAGCCGTGCtcggcctccgcctccgcctccgcgccCGGCAGCGGGATGCGGTTCTCCGGCAGGAACGGGTCGCGGGGCCGCCGCCGCGGGGAGGAGTCGTCGCTGCCGCCGCTGTCGTCGCTCGGCACCCAGTCCGCCCCAGCCGTGTCTGACGTCACACGGCAGCAGCTCGAGTGTACGGAGCTACACGGCACAGCGTTGCTGCAAGCTGCAGAAAGCGTGCTTTTAATATCAGGGCGTGTGCCGCAACTACACAGGAGGAAGAACGTTCCAGTTTCCACCAAGTACGTGACTACCGTTTGGGTCATGgtccatacagggtgttacaaaaaggtacggccaaaccttcaggaaacgttcctcacacacaaagaaagaaaagatgttatgtggacatgtgtccggaaacgcttactttccatgttagagctcattttattacttctcttcaaatcacattaatcatggaatggaaacacacagcaacagaacgtaccagcgtggcttcaaacacttttacaagaaatgttcaaaatgtcctccgttagcgaggatacatgcatccaccctccgtcgcatgcaatccttgatgcgctgatgcagccctggagaatggcgtattgtatcacagccgtccacaatacgagcacgaagagtctctacatttgctaccggggttgcgtagacaagagctttcaaatgcccccataaatgaaagtcaagagggttgaggtcaggagagcgtggaggccatgaaattggtccgcctctaccaatccattggtaaccgaatctgttgttgcgaagcgtacgaacacttcgactgaaatgtgcaggagctccatcgtgcatgaaccacatgttgtgtcgtacttgtaaaggcacatgttctagcagcacaggtagaatatcccgtatgaaatcaagataacgtgctccattgagcgtaggtggaagaacaaactaaaatgagctctaacatggaaattaagcgtttccggacacatgtccacataacatattttctttatttgtgtgtgaggaatgtttcctgaaagattcgccgtacctttttgtaacaccctgtatatcaatggaACTGATAAGAAGCCAACGGCCAACTGTGACTGTGGCGAAATCGGCACTCCAGACCAAGTTCTTCGGAAATGTGCCCTAACCGGACATATACAATAGTATGCTGAAAACcgatgtctccgaattttttatgtgagaattCTTTGGACTGAAATGCATACTTCGTCGGAAtgtacttgaaacgtcccctttgaacaatttttacaagactgtgcttaaactgacacacaatattttgttagcgcaacgcaatctgactttcaataatccctacaaaacaatgggccctgactaacagtaaactatacctttcacaaatcacttacctcacaaaaatcttcgctactcaagctactgcaatccagcgagcgccactactgccagctaaataaaagattcaaactactgaaggcactaactactgatagggatagttagcaaatgaaagatattaatagagaacaaacaatgtatttaccttaatatcatcatatataaatatagcagttcatgaaaaattacaaaactccgccatctctctccccacatccaccactgctggcggctcacctccaactgcgcaacgctacgcgctgttcacatccagctgccgctgcccaacactacaatggcgagtattacaacaatgcaaagcagccacagactgcacacagcacagccagtgattttcatacagaggtcgcgttaccaataaaaaaacctaaacagcctacttacatagcccccatgctccccacaaaaaattttacaaattgttttggccagtggccaataatgatttgaaaaaatttttcataattacaataacaaagatttcaattgcacacacttattgatacaatgttggtcaaaagctaaaattttctcacagtccataaagacagtcctcatcattcgtcacagtaaaattgcagtgtttttctcaaagtctgagcagtaaaagcaaatgcacacagaagtagtggatttccatgcagtctagaagaagtagtgttgtccttccaatggaaagacagtgctgactcttgacatgcagacagg
It contains:
- the LOC126474536 gene encoding helix-loop-helix protein 2-like, with product MTQTVVTYLVETGTFFLLCSCGTRPDIKSTLSAACSNAVPCSSVHSSCCRVTSDTAGADWVPSDDSGGSDDSSPRRRPRDPFLPENRIPLPGAEAEAERERQRVRSVSDAFHRLRRRLPAVAGRRPASKLEVLRAAIAHIRRLQALLAASPRHQHHPLCGSQ